AGTGGTGGAAGCCATCAATACAGACTAAGCATATGTGTTGTTTTCCGTGTTTGAATGGCCAAAATGGCTTTCAAATGGTGAATTAAGAGCAGCCGATTATGACACTATGCATATTGGATGCATGAGCAAGAGTAAAATGAATTATAAAAGGACAATTTTGAGGCGTATAACCGTAGTCGTAGTCTCTATTATTTTTGTGTATGTGTGTTCAATTACCCTATATCTGATATCCATTGTTCTATTGATCTAATATAACCAAAATTTAATTAAAAATTGGAAATAGAAGGAGAAGGGGTGAAAGAACGTGGGCTACTAGAACACAAGCCTCACACACCATCGTGGTTATGTTCGCCAGCCATATACGTGCACACTTCATCGGGATCCTATATATTGAGACCTCCACAGATAACCCATCGATCTTTGATGTCAAAAAAAAAAACATCGGTCTTTATATATTGGCGTACTGTCCTAGTCGAACTACAACAAATTCGTCGTGATAGGCGCACGTTCCCTACCGGCCGGCCGGGAATATCTGCAGCGGGTACACGGCAACATGTCATCTCTTCTCTTCCGACTTGGGCGATCCTTGTGGAATTTCGTCAAGCAAAAAATACTGCACCCAGCGACGAAGCCTCGTCGACGCAATCTTCCCGTCCTTCGCGGCGACTTCAGGAGGCCGGCGCTCAACTGCCCCAGGTACATCATCTCCACGGTCTGCGAATTCGCTCTCTTGATCTGGCTGTTCGGGACGGCGTACTGCTACCTGACCTACGACCTGCCACGCGAGTTCTCCGTCCACTTGACGCCGATCCCGAGCAACGCCAGCGCGGGGGCTCCGGCCGCGGCGACGTCCGTCCCCCGGGCCTTCGACGTCGTCCTGCACGCCGGCAACCGCCGCACCGCGGAGAGGTGCTACCACCACGGGGAGGGGGCGGTGACGTACGGCGGCTTCACCGTCGCGTCGGGCCGCGCGCCCGACTTCTGCGTGCCGTGGAAGGGGGCGCGCGAGGTGCCGTTCAGGCTGTCGTGGGACTGGAACGACGGCGTTGGTCTGCCGGAGAACCTGCGTGGCCGCATCGCGGCGGCGGAGAAGGTCGGCGCCGTGGAGGTCGAGGTCCAGGTGCGGCTCCTCCGGGGAGGCGACGCCCGCTCCGGCACGGGCACGCCGACGTGGATGTGGTGCAAGGCGGGGAcgggtggagcgcctggagccgTCACCCCCTGCACCGTGTTCGCTCCGCAGAACTGGTTTTCGCCCCTGGCCTAGCCGCCTCCGGTAATGCAATCAATACTACTTCTTTTCTTTACCTGGCTACAAGTATAAGATTGATAGCAAGCTTGATTCTAAGCATGACACGATAATATCAATGTCCACTTCTCAAATGACCTGCCTAGCATCAGGCTGCTAATCTGTTTGGGTGCCAGAGAAAATATTGGAGATTTTCTAGTTTGAAAACATAGCATCTTTTTTCCCTTTATGCTTATGACAGCTTTGGATTAGAAATTTAGAACAATCGGCTCTACATGAACCCATGGTCCTTATACCTCGACAGAGAAGAGATCCTTCTAAGAAGAAAGAATACATGCTAGCTACCTGCGGGAGATTATGCATTCGTATCGACGATCATGCATTTGTAAACTTTAGCACCTGCAGAACTGCATGCTTACCAAACATACAGGCAAGTTTTCCTACAGTATGATTGATGAGAGATTACCCACCTATATATGTATACCGTGTGGTTAATTGAACTGACCCCCTGTCAGGAACCTGACAGAGAATCGGTCGAACTATACACTCAACGATGCGAATTCAGAGGTGAATTTGAGAGAATTTGCGCTAGGGTTTGTATTGCAGCAAAAGGGGAAAGTAGCAAGCACGCcaccggcggctagggtttataCCCAGTTACAATCATCGCGTCCAGAATGGAGAAGGAGCGGTGGCTTTATAGCCATTACAGGTGAAAAGCAAAGCAAAGAGCAAAAGCAGAGCACATGCATTGTCGGATGATCAACAGCGACCCTCGGAGCGATGACAGCCGTTGGATGGGAGATCCACGGTGGAGATGACATTCCAGTAGCGAACCGTTATCTTCTTTCGGGAGCCACTGGATGGCAGATCGACGGTCCATGCTGCTTCCGACATGCTAGAACAGAgcaattcttcagagatgtcttTAGTTGGCCTGACAATTCCTCCCCGTCGAGACCAAGCTTGCCCTCAAGCTTGAAAGGAAGGGAAAACTTTCTGTATGAAGGCCGAATCCTCCCAGGTGGCTGCTTCTTCGGGCATGTTGACCCACTTGATCAACCAGCGAACGACTGGAATACTGATGTTTCCCTGGGGTCTGGGGATTAACTTCCTGTCCAAGATTGCTTCTGGCTCCATTTGAATAATTCCATCAGCACCAATGAGTGGCAAATTCTTTGAAGGGACCGCTCGGGGGCCAATGTGTTTCTTTAGTTGACTCACATGGAAGGTGTTATGCAGCTTGCAGCCTTCAGGGAGAAGGAGCTGATAAGCAGCTCGGCCAACTCGTTGTACAATCCTGAATGGGCCATAGAACTTGGAATGCAACTTGAGGTGCCGATGCAGACTGAGGGAAGTGTGCCTGTAGGGCTGCAGTTTCAAGTAAACCATGTCTCCTTCATCAAACGATCGTTCTTGCCTGTGTCTGTCAGCAAAGTGCTTCATACGTTGTTGTGCCTTAGAGAGATTCTGTTTGATCACTTCCAGGGCCAGTTCCCTGTCCTGCAACAAGGTGTCACTGTCCTCCGAAATAGAGTCAGGCAATGCAGACTCAGCTATCATAGGAGGGGGAA
The Aegilops tauschii subsp. strangulata cultivar AL8/78 chromosome 3, Aet v6.0, whole genome shotgun sequence genome window above contains:
- the LOC109765076 gene encoding uncharacterized protein codes for the protein MSSLLFRLGRSLWNFVKQKILHPATKPRRRNLPVLRGDFRRPALNCPRYIISTVCEFALLIWLFGTAYCYLTYDLPREFSVHLTPIPSNASAGAPAAATSVPRAFDVVLHAGNRRTAERCYHHGEGAVTYGGFTVASGRAPDFCVPWKGAREVPFRLSWDWNDGVGLPENLRGRIAAAEKVGAVEVEVQVRLLRGGDARSGTGTPTWMWCKAGTGGAPGAVTPCTVFAPQNWFSPLA